Genomic DNA from Erythrobacter aureus:
ACCGACACCGTCACCATCGGCCAGCGCGACATGGCGATCTATCTGGCGAAAAACAATTCGGACGAGACCATTACCGGCACCGCCACTTTCAATGTGGAGCCCGAGCAGGCGGGCGCCTATTTCAACAAAATTCAGTGCTTCTGCTTTACCGAGCAGGTGCTTGAACCGGGGCAGGAGGTGCGCATGCCCGTGCTCTATTTTGTCGATCCGAAGGCGCTCGACGATCCGAATATGGAGGGTGTCGAGCAGATCACGCTCTCCTATACTTTCCACCGGGCTCTGGATTCTGCCGAGTAGCCCCTAGACCCGCGCGCCATGGCGCATTAAGGGCACCCGCAAAGCGAAACCCAGGACGCGAGTACTATGGCTGGCAACGTCAATCACGAATATCACATTCTCGAACCCGATATCTGGCCGCTGATCGGCTCGATTTCGGCGCTCACCTTCACCAGCGGCATGGTGCTCTACATGCACGAAATGGCCAGCGGGCATCTCGTGCTCGGCCTCGGCATCGCTGGCCTGATCGCCACTTTTTTCGCTTGGTTCGGCAATATCGTGAAAGAAGCGGAGCGCGGGGATCACACGCC
This window encodes:
- a CDS encoding cytochrome c oxidase assembly protein, with translation MTAATLETRKNRTALLAFGGALAMLGLGYAAVPLYELFCQVTGFGGTTQRASESDAATAERLAASAGGRTISIRFDGTTAGDVPWSFRPEQVTDTVTIGQRDMAIYLAKNNSDETITGTATFNVEPEQAGAYFNKIQCFCFTEQVLEPGQEVRMPVLYFVDPKALDDPNMEGVEQITLSYTFHRALDSAE